In the genome of Musa acuminata AAA Group cultivar baxijiao unplaced genomic scaffold, Cavendish_Baxijiao_AAA HiC_scaffold_39, whole genome shotgun sequence, the window atgatgatcatgcatggtatactttaatggtttgaaattatgatgagttgaaattatgcatgtgtgCATGCAGCGATGTGAAAGTCATTGTTTAAAAAGTTATCATTCTTTTTGATTGAAAGTTTATTTTAATTCAATATGACACATTGATaagaggagtttagtttaaactctatcatcaattggatatcatcatcaaatagggggagattattgaatctcagattttgatgatgaaatcaattgatgaagttaagatctaatatgtgtttgagtgatataggactaaATTCGATTAtggaaaggcaaattgattaaagaacgaagaatcaaacgttgggccggagtggaacatgtcagaagattggacatttggCAGGAGGACTGGTCGACGTGttggaaggacttcgtgccatgagtttaagCATCGGGTTGTAGGATTGAACATTGCGccaaaggagatcggatgttacggAAGGTCAATATGCTGATTAGATAATATgttaaaggagaggacgatgcacctaaTGATCAGATAAAGCACCATATAAACCAATGACATAATGGATAATATATGATTCATCCTTGTAATCATGtgtgtctagatcaaaatagtcTAGGACTAATTGAGTTAATTTCGGGTGTaactaggctaactcaattaggggcctattgggcCTGATTTTGGGCTGAGTTGGgcccattgggaggctcattcagtgactcataaatgggtcaagtggtggcaccgccagactaggcggtggtatcgcccagacatagtttcccaaactatgtcaggcgatggtactgcccagtgtcagtctagtagacaaagttatgatgatgatcatgcatggtatattttaatgttttgaaattatgatgagttgaaattatgcatacaatactcatgattttatgtgcATGCAATGATATAAAAGTCATGGTTTCAAAGGTTATCGTTCTTTTTGAAGAAAAGTTTATTTtaattcaatatgacatattaatagggggagtttagtttaaacttcatcatcaattggttatcatcatcaaataggggaagattattgaatctcatattttgatgatgaaaccaattgatgaagttatgatctaatatgcatttgagtgatgcaagactaacttcgatcatggaaaggtaaattgattaaagcaggaagaatcaagcgTTAGActagagtgaaacatgttagaagattggacattgggccgaAAGACtggtctgttaggatcgagtcggcactaagagggagggtgaattagtgcaacggtaaaaacatcaattttaaaatttcgtttcgattaaatatGATATCTGACAAAGCTCGTATAGGTAATATGttcaacttgaaagtgtatggaagcatagtgaaagtaaagtagtttgcagtaaaggtaaattgtataAAAGaattacaaaccagatttttatagtggtttggtcgtcgtgacctacatacaCTCCGTAGATTCCCctttcgtcaaggccaccggcatccaccaacgatcttctttcaatgggcaaagatcaactaccattttacacccctcttctccttcttataggtttaggagacaatattttacaaccctcttttataaggtatccctcataCATCTcatttagaactctctctaagcttttggaagagggaactcaactttctaataaggcttacaactttagaatcttagagttttgctcaactttcttgtTACTCcttgcaggaatagttggggtatttatagaccccaaatggcttcaaaacttggagccaaaattcaaatccctgagatttcggggtacgggcagtaccactgccttcagcctgacactgggcggtaccaccacccagtcttgcggtaccaccacctagaagactatgtctgagcggtaccactgcctagactggtcgtactaccacctgacaatcTCGTAGATTTTGTCTAGACAGTACCACCATTTGACATGgtcttagagactgtgccacgacggttttgaATTGGCCGAACACagctcaaacttgggcccaattggctcctaattgagctggctcaattctaacccaattatgcctaaaatctactttgatctagataattattacaaagcaaatcaaatgttgtcgagcatgttattggttcatcgatgcctagaccgattcttcggcgcatcatcctttcttgcggcccattgcccaatcggccagttgacctccgcaacttcgatttccttggtgtaatttccgctcttcttagcccgatgctcgatcccatggcccgaggccttctatcaatatgtcaactaatcctctagctcgacgtccaatcttttgacatgttctactccggcccaacatgattatttctgctttaattgtctttcctgatcgaaggtagtcctgcgtcactcaaaacgcagattagatcataaacacatcaattggtttcatcatcaaaaatcaagattcaacaatctcccccttttttatgatgacaaccaattgatgacggagttaaccttaactccccctatcaatataccacatcgatagaaccttgaattcaaattgaattcaagtcaaagcaaatttaatcataaatatttgcaacacattatatgcatatcattgctttgcatgcatcattatcttaagttttgcatgcattatcataaatattttaaatcatcatggtatcaaaatatcaaagtatattacatcctatcccATACATAATTCTCATATCATCGTatcttctcccctttgtcatcaacaaaaaggagaagtgcatctagccaattttttgagatgtaatttcaaatcaaaacataatttcaagttttatcatcatgcaagctagtaattttctttcttctcttttaagaagtgtatttgttgcttcctttgcaaagcgcaagatagcaaaattttacttcattttacaacatgcaagttaGCATCTTTggaaagttttatatcattttccaatatataagctagcaaattttgagatgttcatgcatcatgagtattgcctctcttgagatgtgtaagatagtacttttgcttctcttgagattgcaaaatagcaattcttgatgatgttcaagatagcaagttctttcttctctcttgagaagtgcaagctagtaattttgcttctactttgagatgtgcaagctagtaattcttgcttctcttttgaaatgagcaagctagcaagttttagatatacaagttagtaaaattttacatctttttagaacatgtaagctagtgagttctttctccccctttgttattgtcaaaaagaagagaagaatacagttttgtaattcttttccttttacattaattttcacatcataacaaagataaatttaaatcaaatatgatgaggtatacaatttatgaatataagggagtatcataaataaatcatggcatgaaagatataatatcaaatattatttgaataccaaaagacattattctaatagaaaattttctcttaatcaaaatgcaagaataatacaagaataaagagcaagagattttgattcataaaagaaaatctcaagttaagaaattaagagaaggttcatgattcgattggaaaaaaaatctcatttagattcaaatcatgaaatcatcaaaatcattttcaagagattcaaaatgacataaattgatttatcaaatctcttgatatcaatgctctaagcatcacataaatacaaatgtaatcaaatgaaaatcatgacatgaaaaatgaaagatcaagaaagatcaattcgtaaatgattcatcttaacaaatctcctttttaaataataaaaagaaaatcttaggagatcaaatagtataaGATCTTTAATAGAAATTGTTAgtcattaattttaaaaaagatattctctttagtaaacaacaaaagaattgtaggagaaaaaATAATCAatcatcttgattcatgcataagaaatctcataatTTATATCGAAAAGCTCCTCTTAAatatatatagcaagtagaatcataagagaataatgaaaagccttgattcatataaagaaaatctcaacttatcatgatttgataaatattctcttaaaagagtgaatcatacgtgcatcaagaaagatgtttcatgttgaatatatcacaagtcataaatgcgataaatgatttagttgaatatatcatctcattagtaaaatgagtcatatgaaaatagatccaaaatcatcatcaatatcacttttcgaaaaattcaataaaggcagcgtagatagattcctataaaaaaatagctcaagttcttttagttccaaattttgtgattgatttcatgtaagtatgctcaagtttttttcatatgaaaaccatctatcatttttaaaatcgaaaaacaatacaaaatcatcaagatacacataattgtttcttataacatacaaggaattaatcttatttaatgTGCAAGTATTATTAGCAATtctcatgataaaaaatatatatatttaaaactaatcatgaaaaatactaaGTAATTTTATGGTAAGGAAAAAGATATTCGATTTAGTCGCTTACCTTATTGACGAAAGCCGTCAAAGCGTAGTTCGCCACattgcccttgttggtttgctcctcatcttcggatgagctcgttttGTCCGTAGTCaccttgagtgtcttcttctttggcaacctcttctttttaagtttatttttattcttcgattcttgttttaaaatttttttaagctttattgttaagagttcaaagttatcatcacttgagctttcgcttgagtggtctttatttgttctaagtgtcaaatccgataaattcttcaattggaaaatggttcaagttcttagattcttgaatagccgttactttaggatcccaactctttggaagggatcttaatatcttgttaacaagttcaaaatttgaaaaaacttttaccaagtgtttttaaactattgatgacatccataaaatgggtgtatatgtcaataatagtttcgcttggttttatatgaaataactcgaaatcatgcatcaaaagattaattttagagtctttaactctactcgtcctttcgtgtgtgatttcaagtgtatgccaaatctcataagtagtttcgcaaatagaaacatgattaaattcatttttgtctaagacgtaaaacaaagcattcatagctttggcattcaaagagaaagtcttcttctccaaattattctttcaacgggcaaagattaactacccttttataccccttttctccttttcacaagtttatgagacaaccttttacgatcctcttttacaaggtatccctcatacacctcccttagaattctctctaagctttaggagaagggaactcaactttctaatagggtttacaactttagaattataGAGTTTTGCTTAACTTTCTTACTACTccttgtaggaatagctggggtttttatagactccaaatgacttcaaaacttggagctaaGATTCAAATCCCtaagatttcggggtacgggcgataccaccacctgcactgggcggtaccaccgcctagaagattgtgtctgggcgataccactgcccagactagcggtacaatcgcttgacagtctctcaaagattgtgtctgggcggtaccattgcccaaatcagtgataccaccacctgacacagtctcggagattgtgccatgacggtttcacatgttgggtcactatttggaccttttcacttggcccaacacagcccaaacttaggcccaattggcccctaattgagttggcccaattccaacccaattacgcctaaaatctacttcgatctagaaaattattacaaagctaatcaaatattattcggcatgtcattgattcatcgacgcctcgtccaattcttcagcgcattatcctcttttgtagcctattgtccaatcggtcagttgacctccgcaactctgattttcttggtgtaatttttgctcttcttggcccgatgcgcgATCCCATGGCCCAAGGCCTTttgttgatacatcgaccgatccttcggctcgacgtccaatcttctaacatgttccactccggcccaacataattcttcttgctttaattatctttcctaatcgaagttagtcctacatcactcaaaatgtagattagatcataaacacatcaattggtttcattatcaaaatccaagattcaacatggtcgacatgccggaaggacttcgtgccataagttcaggcattgggccaaaagATTGGATATTGTActaaaggagatcggatgttacagaaggtcaatatgccgattgggcaatacaccaaacGAGATGACTATGCGTTGAAGGATCATATGAATCAATGATATATCAAGCAACATAGGATTCACGCTTGTAATCATgtgtgtctagatcaaagtagtctaggtctaattgagttagtttcaggTTTaactaggctaactcaattatgggctcaTTGGACCTGATTCAAGGTTGAGTTAGGCCCATTAGGAGGCTGATTCAATGACCCATatatgggtcaagcggtggcactggtagaacaggtggtggtaccaccaagatacAGTCTCCCAAAttgtatcaagtggtggtaccgcccaatgtcagtctggtAGGCAGTAGTATCGCCCAGATTGGATAGTAGTACCACCAGTTGTCAAGggtgcaggtggtagtaccacccaatactgaCGGTGGGACCGCCAGTACCGTTGAAACCGAGGATGTGATATTTTTTTGACTCtacttttgaagtcatttggggtctataaataccccactctttcctaatTGAGGTAGCAAGAAATTAAATAGAAAGAGAAATAATACTTGAGTGAAAATGTGTTGTAATCTCTTTTAAAATTTAGAgtatcttcctcctagagttagaggtATTTCTAAGGGAGGAATGACGTCTAAGTGTAAAAGAGAAGTATAAAGGTTCTTTCCTGAgcatatgaaaaagagaaagagttgtaagagggtagttgatcttcatccgtcgaaagaagatcgatagtgaacgtcaatggcctcgacggaagaagaatcaagagtggacgtaggtcgggacaaccgaaccactataaaattagcttgcatttctatttatgctttttattcatattgcttactgatttacttgctcactacttttaTGCACATtgcaagttaaacatcttttcgaTACTGGTTTGATTGAACGATATTTTTGAattaatgtaatttttatgaaagcactaattcaccccctctcttaatgTCGAAACGATCCTAATAGAAGGGAGCATGATATTGATGACATAGAACCATTGTGACTTGTATTGATAATCAGATTtaataaagtattattgtatttatttgacttgttgacttattttaaaatttatgaccatgcataaaatattatttaatttttctaaaattgaattgataaaattatttttaataaacttttattttatttattttaattttaatttttttatcttataaattaatgagtaagtgaaaaaatattagataagataattaaaaatatgattatattttgattatggttattaTACAATAAAAAGAAAGTCGATAGATTTCTTAGGAGATGACCTCTCTCACCTATAATATATAGGATATCCTAAAGACTTAATACACCTTATAACATAATACAACAAGAGATTATATATCTATTCTCAACTCTCCCTAATTTCTATTTCATCACTCATGGTGGTTCTTTGAGAGATAATAAGAGAGGAGATTGGTATTGCTGCATTCTATAGATTAAACTATAAAGTGCATTctatgaatcaaataaaaatattctcattgaaAAATACGCACATTggatatatgattatttgattttagatttgatattaaaattattctgtataataacaataatatgaaTACAGTTAAATTAACATAATTAACTAGCTAAAACTATACTAATTGTATGGACACCCATAAGAAAGTTCATGATAGCTGACTTGGCTACCTGGTTGATAAAAGAACACAATTGCCTTAACTATGATAGCTCACTTGGCTACGTGGTTGATAGCACCATCTTATCTATCTAACCTATCAAATATGAAAGCAAGTGAACTACCATAAGTGTTTTATGAATAGTGGACAGCAAAGCAAAAGAACGGAACATCAATGAGCATTAACTCAACCTTATAACACTGGTTTTAATTAAACATGTATAGATCAGGAGAAGATTAATGGAAACAtaagaaattagaaaaaaaaaaaaaaagatgttttattttttcttaaataaggAGAATATCAATATTGAGAAGACTTAACATATATTAATAGATGGTGTCCCAAATACTGATAGAGAATACCAGTGTTATATGTTTTGTTACCTACAAGAATTTTATTGTATAAAAGGAATTTTTAGTTACTAGGGATGTAATCATACACATTTCTTGCTTCCCTTTTCTAGTGAGAAGGTAATTAAGTAGAGGTCTTGTGCAAAAATGTTGTTCATTTTTGTAAGAAAAATCACTTCCTTTTCATAAATCCCAACTTTTATTTGGAAGATATATAATTTTTGTGGCCAGGAGGCATAATATATGGGTAAAAGAATTGTTTATGAAGGAATTCCATGAGATGCTACTCCACTTCATTCACCACTACACATAAAATCTTATATACATCTCCTATATTTGTATCATCCCAATGCCTTCCAATAACCCATGGCCAAGCATGTTTGATCTTTTCATAAGAAGATCACACTCAAATAAGAGTTTACTTGCAAGTGCAATGGAAAGTACAGTAATACTACCAAAGGAGGAATATATACAGAATCCTTGGGAGAACACCACCATGATGGAGTCACACTTGTTAAACTCCCAACGTCCTCTTACTTGAGGATTGGAGCTAGTACAGCGTCGGCTACATGAATCCAGAAAAGCTCTCCAGCATTCGTGCAACAAACGCCTCATCAAACGCTTCGATCGGAGCCACCAAGCTGTTCTCCTGCTCCACGTTGCAGCTGACGCCATGATTCGACGGGGTCGAGCTCGCCGCCGAGGGAGATGCAGACGCTGTCGAGGAGTCATCCGTCGTTTCGAGCACCGAGTCCCGGCCGGTGAGCCTCTGAACGAGGGAGCGgaaggtggcggcggtggcggtcACCCTCATGGGGTCCGAGATGTACACCACCTTGATCGGGGTCTTCTTGGCCGCCTTGGACCGCTTGAGGCACTTGGGGTGGACGCCCAGTCTCTTCATCGCCAGGAACTCCTAAGGATGAAGGGGAGGAGATTTTTATGGTGCAGAGCCGTGGTTTTTGGAGAGGAGGGTATGCGGTTTCTGGGAAGAGATGATGGAGGGAGGAAAAAGAAATGTTATCAGAGCATGGCGTGGCTACTGTGCATCCAATAAAGATTCGTGCACACACctatatatacagagagagagaaagaaagagagagagagagagagggagaggtgtgatggggataaaaagaggaataacctttgtataggaacaaatactagaagaccaaaatacgcagcggaataaaatggaaacacaatcaaacagaacaccaagatatacgtggaaaaccccttcaatgtgaagggtaaaaaccacggggcaaactagagataatccactatgagaataatgaatatacaaatctcaatctcttgctcaaaaccctagcaacaaccacaagagaataactgggatacaaggatcacgtcactgctcacaatatctaaaacctccccaagtaatcacagcaagagtctactgtagatttgatctaacctgagatgagaacactgctagatgattgtgaacagtctctctgcgttgtccttgtcttcttccctttctttctcttccttttctgccttgatctccttcttctctttggaatcccgtggcctccaagatctgcctcgttgctgcctttttatagccttaatctgcctctaaaacgcagccaccacacccccctaatcttaattagggttaggttaagagagagtgtgggctgtgggctgataaagcccacatgggctgaatatgggccatcagcccaacaacctcccccttcagcccataagggaggctgtcccatgactcctcaatgtgaagccatgccgaccaactgtcggcatatctcc includes:
- the LOC103998258 gene encoding sigma factor binding protein 1, chloroplastic-like, with the protein product MKRLGVHPKCLKRSKAAKKTPIKVVYISDPMRVTATAATFRSLVQRLTGRDSVLETTDDSSTASASPSAASSTPSNHGVSCNVEQENSLVAPIEAFDEAFVARMLESFSGFM